In a genomic window of Thermosynechococcus sp. CL-1:
- a CDS encoding tyrosine-type recombinase/integrase has protein sequence MATSPQKLDQQLQQVNQRLKLAQLGLQIEQRGQRLSLRGTLPPRPGSHRLRPHQQRLSLGLPATPSGLKAAEKEAKIIAAKLLENTFRWQDYERVKGLGRLGELSLGEQIAAFETALLAQGDLSRTTWETAYAPYLRQLLKAAATHPDHSLPELIYGLLQQIPADKRQRQVACTAFQRFCRFLGVELPIPLARFWGTYSRRSLQPRELPSDEDILAAYQQIPNPQWRYVYGLMAAYGLRNHEVFFCDLSGLVTGDAEGMIEVQETTKTGCHQVWPFPPQWVEVFGLRSPQLPRINTDLTQTTLQRIGQRVNQQFRRYGLPFRPYDLRHAWAVRTIHYGLPDTVAARMMGHSVAIHTQTYHRWLTLRDQRQAVARVLTQFECS, from the coding sequence CTCAAACTGGCGCAGTTGGGTCTGCAAATTGAACAACGCGGCCAACGTCTCAGCCTGCGGGGTACCCTGCCGCCACGGCCGGGGAGTCATCGGCTCCGCCCCCACCAACAGCGTTTAAGTCTAGGGTTACCCGCCACCCCCAGCGGTCTTAAGGCAGCGGAAAAGGAAGCCAAAATTATTGCCGCCAAATTACTGGAAAACACCTTTCGCTGGCAGGACTATGAACGGGTCAAGGGCTTAGGGCGCCTTGGGGAGTTATCCTTGGGGGAACAAATTGCTGCTTTTGAAACTGCCCTGTTGGCTCAAGGGGATCTCAGCCGCACCACTTGGGAAACGGCCTATGCCCCCTATTTGCGGCAGTTGCTCAAAGCCGCCGCTACCCATCCCGACCATTCATTACCAGAACTGATCTATGGCCTGTTGCAGCAAATCCCCGCTGATAAGCGACAACGGCAGGTGGCCTGTACCGCCTTTCAAAGGTTTTGTCGGTTCCTAGGGGTAGAGTTACCGATTCCCCTAGCTCGGTTTTGGGGCACCTATTCGCGGCGATCGCTCCAACCACGGGAGTTACCCAGTGATGAGGACATTCTAGCCGCCTACCAGCAGATTCCCAATCCCCAGTGGCGCTATGTCTATGGCTTAATGGCGGCCTATGGCCTGCGCAATCATGAAGTGTTCTTCTGCGATTTAAGTGGCCTTGTCACAGGTGACGCGGAAGGGATGATCGAGGTGCAGGAAACGACAAAAACTGGCTGCCATCAGGTGTGGCCCTTTCCTCCCCAGTGGGTCGAGGTGTTTGGCTTGCGATCGCCCCAGTTGCCGAGGATCAATACGGATTTGACCCAAACAACCCTCCAACGCATTGGCCAGCGGGTAAATCAACAGTTCCGTCGCTACGGCTTGCCCTTTCGTCCCTATGACTTGCGCCATGCGTGGGCGGTGCGCACAATTCACTATGGCTTACCCGATACCGTTGCCGCACGGATGATGGGACACAGTGTGGCGATTCATACCCAAACCTACCACCGCTGGCTGACCCTACGGGATCAACGGCAGGCAGTGGCTCGTGTCCTTACTCAATTCGAATGCTCTTGA